AGTTAATGTATTATGACACATGCAGCTCATGCCACGCAGCTCACAAGCCAAAAGAGCACCTAATGGGCGAGTGGGAGGCATACATACTTGCTATGCAGACATTTGCTAAGATAAACGACGATGAAAAAGATAGAATTCTACGCTTTATGCAAGCTTTTGCTAAAGACGGCATCGTAAAAGAATAGTATAAATTTTACCCCATCTCTTAAGGCTTGAGAGATGGGTGTTAATATTTAATAACCAGTAAGCCTTATTAAATTTAATCAAATATATCCATGCCATATATAGATGACTTTTGATTAGTTGTAATAAATTTCCTTGTAGTTCATTTTGCAAAACACCGCCACATAAATTAAATCAAATTTAGAGCTAAATTTTTTATATTAATATTAAATATTAAGATTACTAGCAATATACTTTCAAGGCATATTTTATAATATATAAAAAATATTTGGAGGACAGCATGAAAAGCTCAAGACGAGATTTTCTAAAGGTAGCGGCATTAGGTGCAGGAGCAACCCTGCTAGGAACTACAAATTTACAAGCAGATGAGAAAGAGAGGACCTTTGTCCCAAGCAATCGCGACTACTCAAAGCAAAAAGCTCTTTTGCTATCTAGCTCAGGCTATAAAGACACGGGCTTTTTAACGCACGCAGTTGATTGGATAAATGACCTTATCATCAAACCTAATAATCTACAAAACAAAAAGATCGTATTTATCCCTTATGCAAATTTAAGAGCCGGATATGATAAATTTGAAGAAAAACTCAAAAAAGCTCTTGAGAGATTAAATTTAAATATAGTAAGCATTCATCACGCAAAAGATCCCGTTAAAGAGATAGAAAACGCTGATTGTATCTTTGTAGGTGGCGGTAACACATTTAAGCTTGTCCACGATCTTTATGAGAACAAATTAGTAGCTCTAATAAGCCAAAAGGTCGCAAACGGCACACCTTATATCGGCTGGAGTGCAGGCGCAAATGTCGCCGGTGCATCTATGATGACAACAAACGATATGCCTATCATCGAGCCTGAGTCATTTAATACATTTAGCATCTTCCCTCATCAAATAAATCCACACTTTATCTCAGGTAAACCGGTAGGACACAACGGAGAGAGTAGAGAAGAAAGACTTGAAGAATTTCTAATAGCAAATCAAAACTCAACCGTCTATGCCTTACCTGAAGGAAGCGCCTTTTTAATAGACGGCAAAAAGGCTAAATTTATCAGTATGCAACCAGCTCCTGTAGGCTCAGCTCTTATCTTTAAATACAAAAAAGACATAGAGAAAATGGCTCCTAATACAGTATTTGAATATTAACGGGGTTAAAATTTGGCGGGGAAATCCCTGCCAAATGTCACTTTTACTTAGCAATAAATACAAATGCTATAAATTTACTAAACCATAGTCTTATTTACTATATTGCGATATAATGGTCGCAATTTCAGCACACATCGGTCTGTGCCTGACTTCGTTTTTGTATTCACTACAACTCAACTTCAATATCAACCTAGATCGTAGCTTTATTTTAAAAGATTTGTAGGTTTATAAAATTAAGGCACTTATGTCATTTTCAAATTTAGGTCTAAGCACAGAACTTCTACGTGCTATCAAAGAGGCGGGCTATACAGCTCCAACAACCATCCAAGCAAAGGCGATACCGGCCGTATTAGCCAAAAAAGATGTCATGGCTAGCGCTCAAACAGGCACTGGTAAAACCGCTAGTTTTACACTCCCTATACTCGAGCACCTGCAAAATT
This is a stretch of genomic DNA from Campylobacter sp. RM6914. It encodes these proteins:
- the pepE gene encoding dipeptidase PepE, whose protein sequence is MKSSRRDFLKVAALGAGATLLGTTNLQADEKERTFVPSNRDYSKQKALLLSSSGYKDTGFLTHAVDWINDLIIKPNNLQNKKIVFIPYANLRAGYDKFEEKLKKALERLNLNIVSIHHAKDPVKEIENADCIFVGGGNTFKLVHDLYENKLVALISQKVANGTPYIGWSAGANVAGASMMTTNDMPIIEPESFNTFSIFPHQINPHFISGKPVGHNGESREERLEEFLIANQNSTVYALPEGSAFLIDGKKAKFISMQPAPVGSALIFKYKKDIEKMAPNTVFEY